One genomic segment of Carassius auratus strain Wakin unplaced genomic scaffold, ASM336829v1 scaf_tig00216618, whole genome shotgun sequence includes these proteins:
- the LOC113098705 gene encoding zinc finger protein 239-like, translating into MRDSESCRIKHTEEQTELTEEKKEEDEELREEEEKHHVKTEQKALKKIRDKKSFTCPQCGESLTNKQSLQIHMRVHAGEKLFTCDQCGKPFLWGSALKNHLKVHSKEKPHSCPICGNSFSLLNNLKAHQKIHTGVREYMCFECEKTFITSSHLKRHQRIHTGEKPYKCSHCDKRFIHSESRKGHERIHTRERPYMCNQCGTSFKLKAQLKVHMGVHTGEKPFTCDQCGKSFAQSAKLKKHMRIHTGEKLHECDQCGKTFLWDSGLRSHLNAHLKEKPHSCSCVEGDFHICRI; encoded by the exons atgagagattcGGAATCCTGCAGAATCAAACACACCGAAGAACAAACAG AgttgactgaagaaaaaaaggaggaggatgaagaactGCGTGAAGAGGAGGAAAAACATCAtgtcaaaacagaacagaaagctTTAAAGAAAATAAGAGACAAGAAATCATTCACCTGCCCTCAGTGTGGAGAGAGTTTGACAAACAAACAGAGTCTCCAgattcacatgagagttcatgcAGGAGAGAAATTGTtcacatgtgatcaatgtggaaAACCATTTTTGTGGGGTTCAGCCCTGAAGAATCACCTGAAAGTTCattcaaaggagaaaccacattcatgtccAATATGTGGAAATAGTTTTTCACTACTGAATAATTTAAAAGCTCATCAGAAGATACACACTGGTGTGAGAGAAtatatgtgctttgagtgtgagaagacttttatTACATCTTCACATTTGAAACGAcaccagaggatccacactggagagaaaccttacaagtgttcacactgtgacaagagattcattcattcagaatcCCGAAAaggacatgagaggattcacaccaGAGAGAGACCTTACATGTGTAATCAGTGTGGTACGAGTTTCAAACTAAAAGCTCAACTTAAGGTGCACATgggagttcacactggagagaaaccgttcacatgtgatcagtgcgggaagagttttgcaCAATCAGCAAAGCTGAAGAaacacatgaggatccacactggagagaaactgcatgaatgtgatcaatgtggaaaaacatttttgtgggaTTCAGGACTGAGGAGTCACCTAAATGCCCATTtaaaggagaaaccacattcatgttcttgtgtggaaggaGATTTTCACATCTGCAGAATTTAA
- the LOC113098708 gene encoding gastrula zinc finger protein XlCGF49.1-like isoform X1 translates to MPDSQCAAFGCGKNITFKSMSLPTNDLMEEKKHHVETGEEILSQTESISLLKRRGKKGFACTQCGKSFTYKQSLKRHMNIHTGEKPYRCDQCGKSFTQSSNLKMHMNIHTEEKLHECDQCGKTFAWASSWINHLKVHSNEKPHSCSLCGKSFSHLQSLKLHQKIHAGIKDYMCFECEKTFITDKDLKRHERIHTGEKPYKCSHCEKRFSRSTHQKSHERIHTGRKLYHCTTCGQSFSHTSSLRRHTIKNHIK, encoded by the exons ATGCCGGATTCCCAGTGTGCAGCGTTTGGCTGCGGAAAAAATATCACTTTCAAGTCCATGAGTTTGCCTACCAATG ATCTAATGGAGGAGAAAAAGCATCATGTCGAAACTGGAGAAGAAATTCTCTCACAGACTGAAAGTATTTCTTTACTGAAAAGAAGAGGCAAGAAAGGTTTtgcctgcactcagtgtggaaagagtttcacatacAAACAGAGTCTCAAAagacacatgaacatccacactggagagaaaccatacagatgtgatcagtgcgggaagagtttcactcAATCGTCAAACCTTAAGatgcacatgaacatccacactgaaGAGAAACTGCATGAATGTGATCAATGCGGAAAAACATTTGCATGGGCTTCAAGCTGGATTAATCACCTGAAAGTTCATTCAAAtgagaaaccacattcatgttctttgtgtggaaagagtttttcacatCTGCAGAGTTTAAAACTACATCAGAAGATACACGCTGGTATAAAAGATtatatgtgttttgagtgtgagaagacttttatTACAGATAAAGATTTGAAACGgcacgagaggatccacactggagagaaaccttacaagtgttcacactgtgagaagagattcagtcggtcaacacatcagaaatcacacgagaggattcacactggaagGAAACTGTATCACTGCACTACATGTGGGCAGAGTTTCAGTCATACGTCTTCTTTACGGAGACATACAATAAAGAATCACATTAAGTAG
- the LOC113098708 gene encoding gastrula zinc finger protein XlCGF49.1-like isoform X2 — protein MRDLEPCRTKHTEEQTDLMEEKKHHVETGEEILSQTESISLLKRRGKKGFACTQCGKSFTYKQSLKRHMNIHTGEKPYRCDQCGKSFTQSSNLKMHMNIHTEEKLHECDQCGKTFAWASSWINHLKVHSNEKPHSCSLCGKSFSHLQSLKLHQKIHAGIKDYMCFECEKTFITDKDLKRHERIHTGEKPYKCSHCEKRFSRSTHQKSHERIHTGRKLYHCTTCGQSFSHTSSLRRHTIKNHIK, from the exons atgagagatctagaaccctgcagaaccaaacacactgaagaacaaacag ATCTAATGGAGGAGAAAAAGCATCATGTCGAAACTGGAGAAGAAATTCTCTCACAGACTGAAAGTATTTCTTTACTGAAAAGAAGAGGCAAGAAAGGTTTtgcctgcactcagtgtggaaagagtttcacatacAAACAGAGTCTCAAAagacacatgaacatccacactggagagaaaccatacagatgtgatcagtgcgggaagagtttcactcAATCGTCAAACCTTAAGatgcacatgaacatccacactgaaGAGAAACTGCATGAATGTGATCAATGCGGAAAAACATTTGCATGGGCTTCAAGCTGGATTAATCACCTGAAAGTTCATTCAAAtgagaaaccacattcatgttctttgtgtggaaagagtttttcacatCTGCAGAGTTTAAAACTACATCAGAAGATACACGCTGGTATAAAAGATtatatgtgttttgagtgtgagaagacttttatTACAGATAAAGATTTGAAACGgcacgagaggatccacactggagagaaaccttacaagtgttcacactgtgagaagagattcagtcggtcaacacatcagaaatcacacgagaggattcacactggaagGAAACTGTATCACTGCACTACATGTGGGCAGAGTTTCAGTCATACGTCTTCTTTACGGAGACATACAATAAAGAATCACATTAAGTAG
- the LOC113098694 gene encoding guanylyl cyclase-activating protein 1-like has translation MGNAPGSTLQELSACESHQWYRKFMSECPSGQLTFYEFKKFFGLKNLSETSNEYVTTMFRTFDMNDDGCIDFMEYVAALSLVLKGGVQQKLRWYFKLYDVDGSGCIDREELLLIFKAVRAISGAEQEISAEEFTDMVFDRIDLNGDGELSQEEFMEGIQADEVLLKMLTQSLDLTHVVKKIYSEIHPEQQLH, from the exons ATGGGGAACGCTCCCGGTTCGACTCTGCAGGAGCTGAGCGCGTGTGAATCTCATCAGTGGTACCGGAAGTTCATGAGCGAGTGTCCGTCCGGTCAGCTCACCTTCTACGAGTTCAAGAAGTTCTTCGGTCTGAAGAATCTGTCCGAAACCTCCAACGAGTACGTCACGACCATGTTCAGGACCTTCGACATGAACGAC GACGGCTGCATTGATTTCATGGAGTACGTGGCGGCTCTGAGCCTGGTCCTGAAGGGTGGCGTTCAGCAGAAGCTGCGCTGGTACTTCAAGCTCTACGACGTGGACGGCAGCGGCTGCATCGACCGCGAGGAGCTGCTGCTCATCTTCAAG GCCGTCCGAGCCATCAGTGGAGCAGAGCAGGAGATCTCCGCCGAGGAGTTCACAGACATGGTGTTCGACAGGATCGACCTCAATGGAGACG gtgaaCTCTCGCAGGAGGAGTTCATGGAGGGCATCCAGGCCGACGAGGTTCTGCTGAAGATGCTGACTCAGAGTCTGGACCTGACTCACGTCGTGAAGAAGATCTACAGCGAGATCCACCCCGAGCAGCAGCTGCACTGA